The genomic segment GCATTACAGTAAGTCTAAATCTAATATTTATGCATTATGGATTGTTGTGTTAAAAAGTATggagacacaaaataaaagtaaagccatttcacacaaacaaacatgcaacgcttgtttactttttgtttaagaaaaaattgaaaaaaacaattttttcaaGGCATAATTCAAAGATACatggtaaaattatgaaatATATCAATTCCATTGTAGGCATGCACATAACACAAGATTTAAGCACTAAATTAAGATTACAGCCATGGCCATGACCAACCCCACATTTCAGTAGCAGTATTGGACTGGGAGATGTTCATGGGAGATGTGGCAGTTCTCTGATACAAATAAAGAagctctctgacagcatggcTCTCCATGGAGGCATTTCCTTCATCTCTCTTGTATACAGCTTTGACATTGACTTTGCCTTGACCAATGTCTGATTCTTTCAAGTCCACATTAAACTTATCTTTGATCTTTGCTACCTTCTCACTGTAAGAGGTAATCATCACCTTCCAGTAGCTCTCCTCCATTGTTAGTCCCATATGCATGAGATGGTCTTTGGTGGTCATGTCAATCTCCAGTGATGTGTCTTGAGTCTCTCTTTCATTCTGTTCATGAGAAGCAtctgtgtttcttttctgaTGTGTATCTGCATTTAAGAACTTTCTGATAGCCTCTTGACTTTGTGTTGGCCCACGTACAGTCATTGTTTCAGAGGTCAGAGTAACCAaaagcttgtttttctttttctggatGGTTTTCAGTACGTTACTCCACTGATCTGGATCTCTGAACTTGAGAGGAATAACTGAGCCACTGGATTCAACTAAGCTTTTCTGGACAAGGTTTGCAAACTCATTTAGAGCTCCATCTGGGCTCCCATGTTTTTGGTCTACTTCAAATCTCACCTTCACATCTGCCATGATTTTAACTTCATTCTTTTTCTCTATACGTTTCAATTCCTCTTCATACATGTGGTTCACATACCAGAAATGACCCACTGGGACGGAACAAGTGCACATCTCTTCCAATGTAGAAACTGTGCTACTCTGTTTCCCCACCTGAACTTGGTCAAAAAATTGAGCAAGAGAACCATGTGTATTTGTTGTCTGCATTGCATCTCCATATAAGCACTTACTGATAACATCTTGACTTTGTGTTGGCCCACGTACAGTCATTACATCAGAAGTCAGAGTAACCAAAAGCTTACTTTCCTTTTTCTGGATGGTTTTCAGTACTTTGCTCCAGTGATCTGGATCTATGAACTTGAGAGGAATAACTGAGCCACTGGATTCAGCTAAGCTTTTCTGGACAAGGTTTGCAAACTCATCGAGAGCACCGTCTGGTCTCCCATATTTTTGGTCTACTTCAAATCTCACCTTCACATCTGTCATGATTTTAACTTCATTCTTTTTCTCTATACGTTTCATTTCCTCTTCATACATGTGGTTCACATACCAGAAATGACCCACTGGGACGGAACAAGAGTGCATTTCTTCACCTGCAGAAACTGTGCTACTCTGTTCCCCCAGCTGAACTTGGTCAAAAAATTGAGCAAGAGAACCATGTGTATTTGTTGTCTGCATTGCATCTGCATATAAGCACTTACTGATAACATCTTGACTTTGTCCTGGCCCACGCACAGTCATTACATCAGAAGTCAGAGTAACCAAAAGCTCACTTTCCTTTTCCTGGATGGTTTTCAGTACTTTGCTCCAGTGATCTGGATCTATGAACTTGAGAGGAATAACTGAGCCACTGGATTCAGCTAAGCTTTTCTGGACAGGGTTTGCAAACTCATCAAGAGCACCGTCTGGTCTCCCATGTTTTTGGTCGACTTCAAATCTCACCTTCACATCTGCCTTGATTTTAACTTCAGTCACTTTCTCTATACGTTTCATTTCCTCTTCGTACATGTGGTTCACATACCAGAAATCATCCACTGGGACGGAACAAGAGTGCACCTCTTCTCTAGGGGCATTACTTTGTTCACTTTTTTGAACCCGTTCCTGttaaaaaatacagtacatcacacatacagtacagtacatTTAATGGAATGGCATATAACATTTCTGTTCCATTTTTTGATGCTTTATCACATCGTACATACCGTTTGTAACTCTTGCAGAGATGCAGAAAGGTTCATTAAAGCATCCTCTGGTACTTGTGTATCGAGCTGTGGAGATGACAGTGTGAGACTGATGGATGTTATGGTGACTGATTGTCCATCCCTCCCAGTTAGTGTTTGGTTATTCAGTTTCTGAAGATCAGCCAGggcttaaaagacaaaaaatgaacTCTTTTCTAAAACCAATATAAATATACTGAATTAAGTCAAAATATACTTTTACTGAATAATTCAGTAAGGTTTTATTGAATAAGTTAAGAAAGACTATACTGCACCTGGAGCTGGTTTAGTCTTTACCACAACACGGCCATCTTTTAAAGTCCTTTCCACTGAACAGTCCACCTTATGTTTGCATTTGTTGAACCAAGACTGAAGCATTTTCTCTAGACTAGTCTCTAGCCTCTTCACTTTTTGTGGTTCTTTAGGATTTATCCACTTCAGTGAGAGAACAAATAGAACTTCTTCATCATCCTGTGATagaaacataataaaacactaagatttttaatttaatttaattttcatttttaatttatttaaacaagCTTAGATCTTtctaacattgtaaacataaatgTTTTAGTGTGCATTTCtcatatatatagtatatataaatAATGTGAGATTAACTACTTTTATCATAATTTCAAAATTGTCACGTTGTCATCTTAAAACTCTAGATAGACTAAATACAGTTGTATCAATATATGTTGGATGTTACCG from the Oreochromis aureus strain Israel breed Guangdong linkage group 5, ZZ_aureus, whole genome shotgun sequence genome contains:
- the LOC116326632 gene encoding uncharacterized protein LOC116326632; protein product: MSANVYEAERMKVDDEEVLFVLSLKWINPKEPQKVKRLETSLEKMLQSWFNKCKHKVDCSVERTLKDGRVVVKTKPAPALADLQKLNNQTLTGRDGQSVTITSISLTLSSPQLDTQVPEDALMNLSASLQELQTERVQKSEQSNAPREEVHSCSVPVDDFWYVNHMYEEEMKRIEKVTEVKIKADVKVRFEVDQKHGRPDGALDEFANPVQKSLAESSGSVIPLKFIDPDHWSKVLKTIQEKESELLVTLTSDVMTVRGPGQSQDVISKCLYADAMQTTNTHGSLAQFFDQVQLGEQSSTVSAGEEMHSCSVPVGHFWYVNHMYEEEMKRIEKKNEVKIMTDVKVRFEVDQKYGRPDGALDEFANLVQKSLAESSGSVIPLKFIDPDHWSKVLKTIQKKESKLLVTLTSDVMTVRGPTQSQDVISKCLYGDAMQTTNTHGSLAQFFDQVQVGKQSSTVSTLEEMCTCSVPVGHFWYVNHMYEEELKRIEKKNEVKIMADVKVRFEVDQKHGSPDGALNEFANLVQKSLVESSGSVIPLKFRDPDQWSNVLKTIQKKKNKLLVTLTSETMTVRGPTQSQEAIRKFLNADTHQKRNTDASHEQNERETQDTSLEIDMTTKDHLMHMGLTMEESYWKVMITSYSEKVAKIKDKFNVDLKESDIGQGKVNVKAVYKRDEGNASMESHAVRELLYLYQRTATSPMNISQSNTATEMWGWSWPWLEHVKPRKRSKAGSAAEEEMRSCSVPVGHFWYVNHMYKEEMKRIEKENGVKIEAELKLKFQVDKKHGSPDNALKEFENLMQNSITESSGSVIPLKFIDPDQWRDALKTIQKSKKKLLVTLTCETMTVQGPRHSQDVISKSLFGDTVQHTNTRAFLEEYEKKNLDTSLKTDRTTKDLWPMTTFCNKEVDRIKAGFNVEIKESDINQGKVGVKTLHKQDEGHSFMKDCSLKSAFQPYWMAHCDLLMKTNCISQSEGASNDPVSNGQSANRKHNTDRPTDSGTTAGDQKDERCPICLDKFKNKKQLKCKDEFCEDCLRQALEANGPICPVCRVVFGKIIGDQPDGRMSHQTSPSSLPGYSDCGTIVINYVIPSGIQTAKHPNPGQLYSGIHRTACLPDNKEGNEVLQLLKRAFQQRLIFTVGTSRTTGLDNQVTWNDIPHKTSTSGGPDRFGYPDPEYLSRVKEELKAKGIE